Proteins encoded together in one Corynebacterium liangguodongii window:
- the alaS gene encoding alanine--tRNA ligase has translation MQTHEIRQRFTQHFVNAGHTAVPSASLILDDPTLLFVNAGMVPFKPYFLGQQTPPFPGGTATSIQKCVRTLDIEEVGITTRHNTFFQMAGNFSFGQYFKEGAIKNAWSLLTNPLDEGGYGLDPERLWVTVFLDDDEAADIWEHTIGVPAERIQRMGMEDNFWSMGIPGPCGPCSEIYYDRGPEHGKDGGPIADDTRYLEIWNLVFMESIRGDGDKKGGFDIVGELPKKNIDTGMGVERVACILQGVDNVYETDLLRPVIDRAVEVTGARYNEGNADDDVRFRVIADHSRTAMMIILDGVTPSNEGRGYILRRLLRRIVRSARLLGASGEVLEEFMNTIMDTMTPSFPEIAENRERIVRVAVTEERAFMKTLVSGTHRFEEAAAATKSAGTSKLSGSQAFELHDTYGFPIDLTLEMAREAGLEVDMDAFDAEMQAQRARAKADNKAKKQGNIDESLYREWVDASPTEFVGYTELNHPGKVIGLIRGGERVGEVSQGQDVEVILDVTPMYAESGGQLGDRGRIVVGDTVLDVHDVQKVGKKLWVHKATVRDGGLDVGQLVTAEVDPTWRHGARQAHTATHLIHAALRQVLGPTAVQAGSMNKPGYLRFDFNYTEQLSDAQLREITTITNEAVDADLAVNTIETSLEEAKAMGAMALFGENYGSEVRVVEIGGPFSIELCGGTHVGHSSQIGPVAVLGESSVGSGARRIEAYAGMESFRYFSKEAALASSLAAELKTPTDELPARIAQLTERLRAAEKEIEALNRQQLVSQSAQYVAKAQQAGQFTLVALTLAEGIGAADLRTVAADVRERLGAVPGVVALASVSGEKVPFAVAVTTEGVGAGVKAGDLVKLLGGYVDGKGGGKPDLAQGSGSNPAGIDAGLAAVRDELTRR, from the coding sequence GTGCAGACTCATGAGATCCGCCAGCGTTTTACCCAGCACTTCGTCAACGCCGGCCACACCGCGGTGCCGAGCGCTTCGCTGATCTTGGACGACCCGACGCTGCTGTTCGTCAACGCTGGCATGGTCCCGTTCAAGCCCTATTTCCTGGGGCAGCAGACCCCGCCGTTTCCGGGCGGCACGGCCACCTCGATCCAAAAGTGCGTGCGCACCCTGGATATCGAAGAAGTGGGCATCACCACCCGCCACAACACGTTTTTCCAGATGGCGGGCAACTTCTCCTTCGGCCAGTACTTCAAGGAAGGCGCCATCAAAAACGCGTGGTCGCTGCTGACCAACCCGCTCGACGAGGGTGGCTACGGTCTCGACCCCGAGCGGCTGTGGGTCACGGTTTTTCTTGACGACGACGAAGCGGCCGACATCTGGGAGCACACCATCGGCGTGCCGGCCGAGCGCATCCAGCGCATGGGCATGGAGGATAACTTCTGGTCCATGGGGATCCCCGGGCCCTGCGGGCCGTGCTCCGAGATCTACTACGACCGTGGCCCCGAGCATGGCAAGGACGGCGGCCCGATTGCCGACGACACCCGCTACCTCGAGATTTGGAACCTCGTGTTCATGGAGTCCATCCGTGGTGATGGCGATAAGAAGGGCGGTTTCGACATCGTCGGGGAGCTGCCGAAGAAAAATATTGATACCGGCATGGGCGTTGAGCGAGTCGCCTGCATCCTGCAGGGCGTCGACAACGTCTACGAGACGGACCTGCTTCGCCCGGTCATCGACAGGGCCGTGGAGGTCACCGGCGCGCGCTACAACGAGGGCAACGCGGATGATGACGTCCGCTTCCGCGTCATCGCCGACCACTCCCGCACCGCGATGATGATCATCCTCGACGGCGTCACCCCGTCGAACGAGGGTCGCGGCTACATCCTGCGCCGCCTGCTGCGCCGCATCGTGCGCTCCGCCCGCCTGCTCGGGGCCTCCGGTGAGGTCCTCGAGGAGTTCATGAACACCATCATGGACACCATGACCCCGTCGTTCCCCGAGATCGCCGAGAACCGCGAGCGGATCGTGCGCGTGGCCGTGACCGAGGAACGCGCCTTTATGAAGACCCTCGTCTCCGGCACGCACCGCTTCGAGGAGGCCGCCGCCGCGACGAAGTCCGCCGGTACCTCGAAACTCTCCGGCTCGCAGGCCTTTGAGCTGCACGACACCTACGGATTCCCCATCGACTTGACCCTCGAGATGGCGCGGGAGGCGGGCCTCGAGGTGGATATGGACGCCTTTGACGCCGAGATGCAGGCGCAACGGGCCCGCGCGAAGGCCGACAACAAGGCGAAAAAGCAGGGCAACATCGACGAGTCGCTCTACCGCGAGTGGGTCGATGCATCGCCCACCGAGTTCGTCGGCTACACCGAGCTTAACCACCCCGGAAAGGTCATCGGCCTGATCCGCGGCGGCGAGAGGGTCGGCGAGGTATCCCAAGGCCAGGACGTCGAGGTCATCTTGGACGTCACCCCGATGTACGCCGAGTCCGGCGGCCAGCTAGGTGACCGCGGCCGCATCGTCGTGGGCGATACGGTGCTCGACGTCCACGACGTGCAGAAGGTGGGCAAGAAGCTCTGGGTGCACAAGGCAACCGTGCGCGACGGCGGGCTCGATGTGGGCCAGCTGGTCACGGCGGAGGTGGACCCGACGTGGCGCCACGGCGCGCGGCAGGCGCACACCGCCACCCACCTCATTCACGCCGCGCTGCGCCAGGTGCTCGGCCCCACTGCCGTGCAGGCTGGCTCGATGAACAAACCGGGCTACCTGCGGTTCGACTTCAACTACACCGAGCAGCTGAGCGACGCCCAGCTGCGCGAGATCACCACTATCACCAACGAGGCTGTCGACGCCGACCTTGCCGTCAACACCATCGAGACCTCGCTGGAGGAGGCCAAGGCGATGGGCGCGATGGCGTTGTTTGGGGAGAACTACGGCTCCGAGGTGCGCGTTGTCGAGATTGGCGGGCCGTTTTCCATCGAGCTGTGCGGCGGCACTCACGTGGGGCATTCCTCGCAGATTGGGCCCGTGGCCGTGCTCGGAGAGTCCTCGGTGGGTTCGGGCGCGCGCCGCATCGAGGCGTACGCGGGAATGGAATCGTTCCGCTACTTCTCCAAGGAAGCGGCGCTCGCCTCGTCTCTGGCGGCCGAGCTGAAGACCCCGACAGACGAGCTTCCTGCGCGCATCGCGCAACTGACGGAGCGCCTGCGCGCCGCGGAGAAGGAAATCGAGGCGCTCAACCGCCAGCAGCTGGTCAGCCAGTCGGCGCAATACGTGGCCAAGGCCCAGCAGGCCGGCCAGTTCACCCTCGTTGCGCTCACGCTCGCGGAAGGCATCGGCGCCGCGGATCTGCGCACCGTCGCCGCTGATGTGCGCGAACGACTCGGCGCCGTGCCCGGAGTCGTCGCGCTGGCTTCCGTGAGCGGTGAGAAGGTCCCGTTTGCGGTGGCAGTGACCACGGAGGGCGTGGGCGCCGGGGTGAAGGCGGGCGATCTGGTGAAGCTGCTCGGCGGTTACGTCGACGGCAAGGGCGGCGGAAAGCCCGACCTCGCCCAGGGCTCCGGGTCCAACCCGGCAGGTATTGACGCGGGGCTGGCCGCGGTGCGCGACGAGCTTACTCGCCGCTAG
- the mltG gene encoding endolytic transglycosylase MltG — MNSRQLSRQRTASTAIIVASILLIVGLVAWIAVASNGEGGDFRGDGNGEEKVVEVVEGSSVSELGPQLEEKGVVKSNSAFQSAAMAHPDSHNIQPGFYRLEAGMSADAAVKALLDPAHRITPLMVNGGTSLMDVNVVGGQTRQGIYTLIQQVSCGDKPNSECASVDKLQEVAKNADPKELGVPEWAVDSVAARAGDPKRLEGLIAPGEYIIDPHADASEVLRDLISRSAKQYAETDIVSRAQAVGLSPYELLIAASLVEREAPAGEFDKVARVILNRLAKPMRLEFDSTVNYDLPTVEVATGKSDRERPTPWNTYAKDGLPETPIASPSLDAITAMEHPAEGNWLFFVTVDKNGTTVFNDTFEKHLEDTQRAYESGILDSQR; from the coding sequence GTGAATTCCCGCCAGCTATCCCGGCAACGCACCGCCTCCACGGCGATCATTGTGGCCTCGATCCTGCTCATCGTCGGCCTCGTCGCGTGGATCGCGGTGGCGAGCAACGGCGAGGGCGGGGACTTCCGCGGCGACGGCAACGGCGAAGAGAAAGTCGTTGAGGTCGTTGAGGGATCGAGCGTGTCCGAGTTGGGCCCGCAGCTCGAAGAAAAGGGAGTGGTGAAGTCCAACTCGGCCTTCCAATCCGCGGCCATGGCCCACCCAGACTCGCACAACATCCAGCCGGGCTTCTACCGCCTCGAGGCGGGGATGAGCGCCGATGCCGCGGTCAAGGCGCTGCTCGATCCTGCCCACCGCATCACCCCGCTCATGGTGAATGGCGGAACCTCTCTGATGGACGTCAACGTTGTCGGCGGGCAGACCCGCCAGGGCATCTACACGCTCATCCAGCAAGTCTCGTGCGGTGATAAGCCGAACTCGGAGTGCGCGAGCGTGGACAAGCTCCAAGAGGTGGCGAAAAACGCCGACCCGAAGGAGCTAGGCGTGCCGGAATGGGCCGTCGATAGCGTTGCCGCGCGCGCGGGGGACCCGAAGCGGCTAGAGGGTCTCATCGCCCCGGGCGAGTACATCATCGACCCGCACGCGGATGCCTCCGAGGTTCTGAGGGATTTGATCTCGCGCTCCGCTAAGCAGTACGCGGAGACCGACATCGTCTCGCGTGCCCAGGCCGTGGGGCTGTCCCCCTACGAGCTTCTCATCGCGGCATCCCTCGTCGAGCGCGAGGCCCCAGCGGGGGAGTTTGACAAGGTCGCGCGGGTGATTCTCAACCGCCTGGCAAAGCCGATGCGGCTCGAATTTGATTCCACGGTCAACTACGACCTGCCGACAGTCGAGGTTGCCACCGGCAAGTCAGACCGCGAGCGCCCCACCCCGTGGAACACCTACGCAAAAGACGGCCTGCCGGAGACCCCGATCGCTTCACCGTCGCTCGACGCGATTACGGCGATGGAGCACCCGGCCGAGGGCAACTGGTTGTTCTTCGTCACCGTGGATAAGAACGGGACGACGGTGTTTAACGATACCTTTGAAAAGCACCTCGAGGATACCCAGCGTGCCTACGAGTCGGGCATCTTGGACTCGCAGCGCTAA
- the aroQ gene encoding type II 3-dehydroquinate dehydratase, protein MKVLVLNGPNLNRLGTRQPDVYGGETLEDVVSRLESQAARLGIELECRQSNYEGELIGWVHEAADNGWRVIINPGGLTHTSVALRDALAEVDAFIEVHISNIHAREEFRHHSFLSPIATGVIAGLGTVGYDLALEYFSRRINAFG, encoded by the coding sequence ATGAAAGTTCTCGTACTCAACGGCCCAAACCTCAACCGGTTGGGCACACGGCAGCCGGACGTCTACGGCGGTGAGACCCTGGAGGATGTCGTCTCGCGCCTCGAGTCGCAGGCGGCAAGGCTCGGAATCGAGTTGGAGTGCCGCCAGTCGAACTATGAGGGCGAGCTGATTGGCTGGGTGCACGAGGCCGCTGACAACGGATGGCGCGTGATCATCAACCCCGGGGGGTTGACACACACCTCGGTGGCCTTGCGTGACGCGCTCGCCGAGGTCGATGCATTTATCGAGGTGCACATTTCCAACATCCATGCGCGTGAGGAGTTCCGCCACCACTCCTTCCTCTCGCCGATCGCCACCGGGGTGATCGCCGGGCTGGGCACCGTGGGCTACGACCTCGCGCTGGAGTACTTCTCAAGGAGGATCAATGCCTTTGGCTGA
- the aroB gene encoding 3-dehydroquinate synthase translates to MAVVEVNGPSPYMVHIGYSNLERAAARAYEIGARKAMIVHQVPLAAVAREIEANLKTQGVECVLAPVPDAEGGKTIEVVSQLWDVLGERRFGRQDVVYGVGGGAATDLAGFVAATWMRGIKVIQVPTSLLGMVDAAVGGKTGINTAAGKNLVGAFHEPDAVFIDLQRLLTLPDEELASGSAELIKTGFIADPTILELYRGNPEDHYEELVERSVAVKAAVVGQDLKESGLREILNYGHTLGHAIELRENYRWRHGHAVAVGMMFVAHLAHGRGLIGPDVVDMHREILGGAGLPTTYDAGAFDELFEAMTRDKKNRDGRVRFVVLDGLGSCTRIEDATVEEMRRAYCAIS, encoded by the coding sequence ATGGCTGTTGTAGAGGTCAACGGGCCGAGCCCGTATATGGTTCACATTGGCTACAGCAACCTCGAGCGCGCGGCGGCGCGGGCCTACGAGATTGGCGCCCGCAAGGCCATGATCGTCCACCAAGTGCCCCTGGCCGCCGTGGCGCGCGAGATCGAAGCGAACCTGAAGACACAGGGCGTCGAGTGCGTCTTGGCGCCGGTGCCGGATGCGGAAGGCGGCAAGACGATCGAGGTCGTCTCCCAGCTGTGGGATGTGCTCGGTGAGCGCCGCTTCGGCCGCCAGGACGTCGTCTACGGCGTCGGTGGCGGCGCGGCCACGGATCTCGCGGGGTTTGTTGCGGCGACGTGGATGCGCGGGATCAAGGTCATCCAGGTACCCACATCCCTGCTTGGCATGGTTGATGCCGCGGTGGGCGGCAAGACCGGGATTAATACCGCCGCCGGCAAGAACCTTGTGGGCGCGTTCCACGAGCCTGACGCGGTCTTTATCGACCTCCAGCGGCTGCTTACCCTGCCCGACGAGGAGCTCGCCTCCGGCTCGGCCGAGCTGATTAAGACCGGCTTCATCGCCGATCCCACGATCTTGGAGCTCTACCGGGGCAACCCCGAGGACCACTACGAGGAGCTGGTGGAGCGCTCCGTGGCGGTCAAGGCTGCCGTTGTGGGGCAAGACCTCAAGGAGTCGGGCCTGCGCGAGATCCTCAACTACGGCCACACGTTGGGCCACGCCATTGAACTGCGGGAAAATTACCGGTGGCGCCACGGTCATGCGGTTGCGGTAGGCATGATGTTCGTAGCACACCTCGCCCACGGCCGCGGGCTCATCGGCCCCGACGTCGTGGATATGCACCGCGAGATCTTAGGCGGCGCAGGTCTGCCCACCACCTACGACGCCGGTGCCTTCGACGAGCTCTTTGAGGCGATGACGCGGGATAAGAAAAACCGCGACGGCCGCGTCCGCTTCGTCGTGCTCGACGGGCTCGGCTCGTGCACCCGGATTGAGGATGCAACTGTCGAAGAGATGCGCCGGGCGTATTGTGCTATCTCATGA
- a CDS encoding prepilin peptidase, translated as MILGGVALVLTVALIYYDLRYYRLPDWVTLPAAAAAAVACVAHPAGLVGFAWPAAYLVPAGGIGGGDIKLAVPLGVACALAAGLIGVLLAAAAASAISLVAALAARKDRVAHGPAMLAAAWVVVLYGTWQP; from the coding sequence ATGATTCTGGGGGGAGTCGCACTCGTACTGACCGTGGCGTTGATCTACTACGACCTGCGGTACTACAGGCTGCCGGATTGGGTCACGCTGCCAGCGGCCGCGGCCGCGGCGGTGGCATGCGTCGCCCACCCCGCGGGGCTCGTTGGGTTCGCCTGGCCGGCGGCCTACCTCGTGCCCGCGGGAGGCATCGGCGGGGGAGACATCAAGCTCGCCGTGCCGCTCGGGGTCGCCTGCGCGCTGGCGGCGGGGCTTATCGGCGTGCTCCTGGCCGCGGCCGCCGCGTCGGCAATATCCCTGGTTGCTGCCTTGGCGGCGCGAAAAGATCGGGTTGCGCACGGCCCGGCGATGCTCGCTGCCGCGTGGGTGGTGGTGCTTTACGGGACATGGCAACCATGA
- a CDS encoding shikimate dehydrogenase — protein sequence MTTRYRAAVLGSPIEHSLSPVLHNAGYAAAGLDEWDYTRIECTAADLPAIVGGADESYRGFSVTMPAKFAALDFATEATERAAAIGAANTLVRTPGGWRADNTDCEGISGALDALLAGAPIGRALVIGAGGTARPALWALGERGVGRIDVLNRSDRSAEIAPLVRGAETTFSGFDADLYGLAVAADVIISTVPAPALRDYADALGHAPVLDVIYEPWPTPLAIAAAANGYTSVGGLVMLAEQSFSQFEQFTGVAAPRQAMREALARHTG from the coding sequence ATGACCACCCGCTATCGCGCCGCGGTGCTCGGCTCCCCGATCGAGCATTCGCTCTCTCCCGTGCTCCACAACGCCGGCTACGCCGCCGCCGGGCTCGACGAGTGGGATTACACCCGCATCGAGTGCACCGCCGCTGACCTCCCCGCGATCGTCGGTGGGGCCGATGAGAGTTACCGCGGCTTCTCCGTGACCATGCCGGCGAAGTTTGCGGCGCTCGATTTTGCCACTGAGGCCACCGAGCGGGCCGCGGCGATCGGCGCGGCCAACACCCTTGTGCGCACCCCGGGCGGGTGGCGCGCGGACAACACGGATTGCGAGGGTATCTCCGGGGCGCTCGACGCGCTGCTCGCCGGGGCCCCGATCGGGCGCGCCCTCGTCATCGGGGCCGGGGGGACGGCGCGCCCGGCGCTGTGGGCGCTTGGCGAGCGCGGGGTGGGGCGGATCGACGTGCTCAACCGCTCCGACCGCAGCGCAGAGATCGCCCCGCTCGTGCGCGGCGCCGAGACGACGTTTTCAGGCTTCGACGCCGACCTCTACGGCCTCGCGGTGGCCGCCGATGTGATCATCTCCACCGTCCCCGCGCCGGCCTTGCGGGATTACGCCGATGCGCTGGGGCACGCCCCAGTACTCGACGTCATCTACGAGCCCTGGCCCACCCCGCTCGCGATCGCGGCGGCCGCGAACGGGTACACCTCAGTGGGCGGCCTGGTCATGCTCGCCGAGCAGTCCTTTTCCCAGTTTGAGCAGTTTACGGGGGTTGCAGCGCCGCGGCAGGCGATGCGCGAGGCACTGGCGCGGCACACCGGCTAG
- the aroC gene encoding chorismate synthase, which yields MLRWTTAGESHGQALIAVIENMPAGVSVTKDEIAHQLARRRLGYGRGARMKFEADELTLLSGIVHGTTIGSPIAIQIGNTEWPKWTTIMSPEAVDADDPEVAKALASGRGAKLTRPRPGHADFAGMIKYNHGHARPILERSSARETAARVAAGAVARAFLRGALGVEVVSHVISIGESEPYEGPAPTAADIDAVDASPVRAFDRDAEADMVARIEAAKKDGDTLGGIVEVVVDGLPIGLGSHVSWDRRLDARLAAALMSIQSVKGVEIGDGFAEARRRGTSAHDEMVRDGAGVHRLTNRAGGLEGGMTNGEQLRVRAGLKPISTVPRALQTVDMATGEAATGIHQRSDVCAVPAGGVVAEAMVALVVAAAVTEKFGGDSLEEVRRNVSAYNDYVSQRLAFGGRDD from the coding sequence ATGCTTCGATGGACTACCGCTGGGGAATCCCATGGCCAGGCGCTTATTGCCGTGATCGAGAATATGCCCGCCGGGGTTTCGGTGACAAAGGACGAGATCGCTCACCAGCTCGCCCGCCGCCGGCTCGGCTATGGCCGCGGCGCGCGCATGAAGTTCGAGGCCGACGAGCTCACGCTGCTCTCCGGCATCGTGCACGGCACAACGATTGGCAGCCCGATCGCAATCCAGATCGGCAACACCGAGTGGCCGAAGTGGACCACCATCATGTCGCCCGAGGCGGTCGACGCCGACGATCCCGAGGTGGCCAAGGCGCTTGCCTCCGGGCGGGGAGCGAAGCTGACCAGGCCGCGGCCGGGCCACGCTGACTTCGCGGGCATGATCAAGTACAACCACGGCCACGCCCGGCCGATTCTCGAGCGCTCCTCGGCGCGAGAGACCGCCGCTCGCGTGGCCGCCGGCGCGGTTGCCCGGGCCTTCCTCCGCGGGGCGCTCGGCGTCGAGGTGGTCTCCCACGTCATCTCGATCGGGGAGTCGGAGCCGTACGAAGGCCCGGCGCCGACGGCAGCGGACATCGACGCGGTCGACGCCTCGCCGGTGCGCGCGTTCGACCGTGACGCCGAGGCCGACATGGTCGCCCGCATCGAAGCGGCAAAGAAGGATGGCGATACGCTCGGGGGAATCGTCGAGGTCGTCGTCGATGGCCTGCCGATCGGCTTGGGGTCGCACGTGTCGTGGGACCGCCGCCTCGATGCACGCCTCGCCGCGGCACTGATGAGCATCCAGTCCGTCAAGGGGGTCGAGATCGGCGATGGATTCGCCGAGGCGCGCCGCCGGGGCACGTCCGCACACGACGAGATGGTGCGCGACGGCGCCGGGGTGCACCGCCTGACCAACCGCGCGGGCGGGCTGGAGGGCGGGATGACCAACGGCGAGCAGCTGCGCGTGCGCGCGGGCCTCAAACCGATCTCGACGGTGCCGCGCGCGCTGCAGACGGTGGACATGGCCACCGGGGAGGCGGCCACGGGCATCCACCAGCGCTCCGACGTGTGCGCGGTGCCCGCCGGCGGCGTCGTGGCGGAGGCGATGGTCGCCTTGGTTGTTGCCGCGGCGGTGACCGAGAAGTTTGGCGGGGATAGCCTGGAGGAAGTGCGCCGCAACGTTTCCGCCTACAATGACTATGTTTCGCAGCGCCTAGCTTTCGGAGGTCGAGATGATTGA
- a CDS encoding shikimate kinase — MIDSPSAPGSSIVHPRPRVVLVGPPGAGKSTIGRRLASALNLPVVDSDELIEQGEGKPCGEVYVEHGEEAFRELEAVYVARALCTSGVVSLGGGAVLSEATRNLLQSHTVVWIDVSPEEGVRRTANETSRPVLNAVDPAKHYRELLEAREPFYREVADHRVRTDERPPQRVVAEVLGIIDA; from the coding sequence ATGATTGATTCGCCCAGCGCCCCTGGCAGCTCGATCGTGCATCCGCGGCCCCGGGTTGTCCTGGTGGGCCCGCCGGGCGCCGGGAAGTCGACCATTGGGCGTCGTCTAGCGAGTGCGCTGAACCTGCCCGTCGTGGATTCGGACGAACTCATCGAGCAGGGCGAGGGCAAGCCGTGCGGGGAGGTTTATGTCGAGCACGGGGAGGAGGCGTTTCGTGAACTCGAGGCGGTCTACGTCGCCAGGGCGCTGTGCACGAGCGGGGTCGTGAGCCTGGGCGGAGGCGCCGTGCTGAGCGAGGCCACGCGCAACCTGCTCCAATCCCACACCGTGGTGTGGATCGACGTGAGCCCGGAAGAGGGCGTGCGGCGCACCGCGAACGAAACCTCGAGGCCCGTACTCAACGCCGTGGACCCGGCGAAGCACTACCGCGAGCTCCTTGAGGCCCGCGAGCCGTTCTACCGAGAGGTCGCTGACCATCGCGTGCGCACGGACGAGCGTCCGCCGCAGCGTGTCGTGGCCGAGGTGCTCGGAATTATCGACGCTTGA
- a CDS encoding aminopeptidase P family protein — translation MPLADTRFLGRRRALAARLAGQRIDDMLVTNLIHVRYLAGFSGSNAALRVSKDLTAAIATDGRYTTQIAAEVPDIDATITRDCAKDLLSQVPEGHRVGFEADYLSVAEFERLRDACPAGVSLVPVRGVIEEIRLIKDEVELAGLTEAAQLTVQAIDGLVASGELAAGRTEREVAADLEFRMRTLGAERTSFDTIVASGPNSAMPHYSAGERVLVDGDLVTIDFGMHRRGFNSDMTRTFVVGHATDFAAEIYDVVLRAQLAGIKAARPGTPLLDVDAACRDIINAAGYGEYFVHSTGHGVGLEVHEGPSASTSGTGDLEPGMTLTIEPGIYVPGKGGVRIEDTLVITTGAPRVITEWEKELRVV, via the coding sequence ATGCCTTTGGCTGATACCCGCTTCCTGGGGCGCAGGCGCGCTCTCGCGGCTCGGCTCGCGGGCCAGCGTATCGACGACATGCTGGTTACCAACCTCATCCACGTGCGCTACCTGGCCGGTTTTAGCGGATCGAACGCGGCGCTTCGGGTCTCGAAGGACTTAACCGCGGCTATCGCGACCGACGGGCGCTATACCACCCAGATCGCTGCTGAGGTCCCCGACATCGATGCGACCATTACTCGCGACTGCGCCAAGGACCTTCTCTCGCAGGTGCCCGAGGGCCATCGCGTCGGCTTCGAGGCGGACTACCTCTCCGTGGCTGAGTTCGAGAGGTTGCGCGATGCCTGCCCGGCGGGGGTGAGCTTGGTCCCCGTGCGCGGGGTCATCGAGGAAATCCGCCTGATCAAGGACGAGGTCGAGCTCGCGGGCTTGACGGAGGCCGCGCAGCTGACCGTGCAGGCGATCGACGGGTTGGTGGCTTCAGGCGAGCTTGCCGCGGGGCGCACCGAGCGAGAGGTCGCCGCAGATTTGGAGTTTCGCATGCGCACGCTCGGCGCGGAGCGCACCAGCTTCGATACCATCGTCGCTTCTGGCCCGAACTCGGCGATGCCGCACTATAGCGCGGGCGAGCGCGTGCTTGTCGACGGCGACTTGGTCACCATCGACTTCGGCATGCATCGCCGCGGTTTTAACTCGGACATGACCCGCACCTTTGTCGTTGGTCACGCCACCGATTTCGCCGCCGAGATCTACGACGTGGTGCTTCGCGCCCAGCTCGCCGGCATCAAGGCCGCCAGGCCGGGCACGCCGCTTCTCGACGTCGACGCCGCATGCCGGGACATCATCAACGCGGCCGGTTACGGCGAGTACTTCGTCCACTCGACGGGCCACGGGGTCGGCCTGGAGGTGCATGAGGGCCCTTCGGCCTCGACGAGCGGGACGGGCGATCTGGAGCCGGGTATGACGCTGACCATCGAGCCCGGCATCTACGTCCCCGGCAAGGGCGGGGTGCGCATCGAGGACACGTTGGTGATCACGACCGGCGCGCCCCGCGTGATTACCGAGTGGGAGAAAGAGCTGCGCGTTGTGTAG
- the ruvX gene encoding Holliday junction resolvase RuvX, translating into MKVQPDTPGVDDPGVGRRVGLDVGTVRIGVAVSDRDARMATPVETIARDSGFRGPDGSDIERIVELIGSYGAVEVVVGLPRDLKGDGSASVKHAKEIAFRVRRRVDVPVRMADERLTTVVASQALRASGVSEKVGRRVIDQAAAVEILQSWLDGRHTYLKETHE; encoded by the coding sequence ATGAAGGTGCAACCCGACACCCCCGGTGTCGACGACCCGGGCGTGGGCCGTCGCGTGGGGCTCGACGTCGGAACTGTGCGCATCGGCGTCGCGGTCTCGGATCGGGACGCGCGGATGGCCACCCCGGTGGAGACCATCGCGCGCGATTCGGGTTTCCGCGGTCCAGACGGCTCCGACATCGAGCGTATCGTTGAGCTCATCGGTTCCTACGGCGCCGTCGAGGTCGTCGTCGGCCTTCCGCGCGACCTCAAGGGCGACGGCTCGGCGAGTGTCAAGCACGCCAAAGAAATTGCCTTCCGTGTCCGGCGCCGTGTCGACGTGCCTGTCCGCATGGCCGACGAGCGCCTTACCACCGTCGTGGCCTCCCAAGCCCTGCGCGCATCCGGCGTCAGTGAAAAGGTCGGCCGCCGCGTCATCGATCAAGCCGCCGCAGTGGAGATCCTGCAGTCGTGGCTCGATGGCCGACACACCTACCTCAAGGAGACTCACGAGTGA